Genomic window (Streptomyces liliiviolaceus):
GGCTAGGCCCTCGGCGACGCCCGTACGCCAGCCCTCGCGGGCGTCTTCGGAGTGGGCCAGGGCGCGGGCGATCTCCTGGAAGAGCAGGCCGATCAGGGGACCGCTGGTGCCGCCGACCTCGTCGAGGAAGACGGAGGCGGCGACCGCGAAGGCGGCGTCGCTGGGGCGTTCGCCGAGAGCCGTCTCGACCCGGTCGAGGCCTTCACGGAGGTTGTCGCCGAAGTCGCCGTCGCCGGAAAGCTGGTCGAGCGCGGTCAGCGTGTCGTGCGCGGTGCGCGCGGTCTGCGCGTAGGTGCTCAGGACGAGGCGGTGGTCGAGGGTCATCGTGTGGGCTCCGTACCGGCGAGGGGCTGTGTGACGGGGAAGGCCGGGGTCCGGGCGGGCGCGTGCCACCAGTCGAGCCAGCGTTCTCCGGGCGTGGTGAGGGTGAGGGAGAAGCCGCTCATGTCGAGGGCGGGGACGAACGTGCCGACGAGTTGTCCGGCGACGCGCACACTCTGGGCGTCCAGGAAGTGGCGGACCCGGTCGTGGACGGCGTACAGCTCCAGCAGGGTGGTCGCGCCGAGGCCGCCCACGAGGAGGAGGACGTCGTCGGGGCGCCGGGGCAGGCCGTCGAGCACCTGCCGTGCCATGCGGTCGACGAGTTCCTCCAGCGGTGGACGGGCGACGGTCCGCGCGGCGCGCTCGCCGTGGATGCCCACCCCGTACTCCAGCTCGTCGTCGCCGAGTTCGAAGGCGCGGCCGCCCTGGGCGGGTGAGGTGTGGGCGCGGGAGGCGACGGCAACGCTGCGCGAGGCCGCGGCGATCTCGGTTCCGAGGTCGGCGAGTTCGTCGAGGCCGAGTCCGGTGTCGCCGGCCCCGCCGAGGAGTTTCTCGACGATGACGGTGGCTCCCGTACCGCGCCGGCCGGTCGCGGTCGTCTCGTCCTCGGTGGCGAGGTCGTCGTCGACCAGGACGCGGCGCACCCGGATGCCGTCGGCGCGCAGGCGCTCGGCGGCGATACCGAAGTTGATGCGGTCCCCCGTGTAGTTCTTCACGATGTGCAGGACGCCGTCCTCGCCCGCGACGGCCCGTGAGGCCTCGTAGACCTGGCGGTTGTGCGGTGAGGCGAAGACCCGGCCGGGGACGGAGGCGTCGAGCATGCCGCGGCCGACGAACCCGGTGTGCAGGGGTTCGTGCCCGGAGCCGCCGCCGGAGAGGAGTCCAACGCGGCGCCGGGGGTCGCGGTCGCGGGCGGTGACGTAGAGCGGGTCCTGGTGGAGGTGGAGCAGGTCGGGGTGGGCCAGGGCGAGACCGCGCACCGCGGCCTCCACGGGTGCGGTGTCGGGGAGGAAGAGGCGGGTCACGGGGTCGCGGTCCTTTCGGGGGCGGGCGTCGGCAGCGGAGCCGGGGTGGTGGGTTCGGCCTCGCCCGCGCCGAGCCGGGTGGTGGCGAGCGCGGACAGGACCGCCACGCCGACGCAGTAGAGGATCAGCCAGCCCCAGTGGCCTCCCGCGGTGGCCAGCAGGGCCGTTCCAATGAGCGGGGACAGGCCACCGCCGAGGGTGGCGCCGAACTGCTGGGTGACGGAGAGGCCGGTGTAGCGGACGTTGACGGGATACAGGTTGGAGAACAGCGCGCCCTGCGCGCCGTACATCGCCGCGTGGCCCACGCCGAGGCCGAGGGTCATGCCGAGGACGTACGCCCAGAACTGGCCGGTCTCGATGAGCAGGAAGAACGGCACGGCGAGAACGGCCTGGAAGAGGGCGCCGGCGATGTACACCTTGCGGCGGCCGATGCGGTCGGAGAGCGCACCGAACAGGGGCAGGGTGCAGCATTCGACGGCGCACGCGACCAGGACGGCGAGCAGTACGGGTGTCTTGTCGCGGTCGAGTTCGGTGGTGACGTAGGTGATGGCCACCACGTAGTAGATGTTGAACAGACCGCTCTCCGCGATCTTGGCGAGGATCGAGAAGACGACGGTGGCAGGGCGCCGGGTGAGCACTTCCCGTACGGGCAGGCTCTGCACCTCGCGGTCGGCCCGCATCTTGACGAACTCGGGACTCTCGGTGATGTGGAAGCGCATCCACATGCCGACGCCGACGAGCAGGATGCTGGCGAGGAACGGCAGTCGCCAGGCCCAGTCGTCATAGGCCCCGCCGGGCAGCGCCGCGTCCAGGGCCGTGACGAGTCCGACGGGGATGAGCACTCCCGCCGGGGTGCCGATGTGCACGAGGGAGGTGAAGAAGCCCTGTCGGGTCCTGGGGCTGTATTCCAGCGCCATGAGGACGCCGCCGCCGTATTCGCCGCCCATGCCGAGGCCCTGCACGAGGCGGATGAGGACGAGCAGGATCGGGGCGGCGATGCCGATGCTGTCGTAGGAGGGCAGCAGTCCGATGGCGAAGGTCCCCAGGCCCATCATCAGCATGGTGATGATCAGTACGTTCTTGCGGCCGAGGCGGTCGCCGAAGTGGCCGAAGAGGATGCCGCCGAGCGGACGGGCCGCGTACCCGACGAAGTAGGTGGCGAACGCGGCGAGGGTGCCCACCAGGGGTGAGGCGTCGGGGAAGAAGATCTTG
Coding sequences:
- a CDS encoding MFS transporter: MSTPATAPAAAPASRASLRKVVTASALGTTVEYYDFTLYATTAALVFDKIFFPDASPLVGTLAAFATYFVGYAARPLGGILFGHFGDRLGRKNVLIITMLMMGLGTFAIGLLPSYDSIGIAAPILLVLIRLVQGLGMGGEYGGGVLMALEYSPRTRQGFFTSLVHIGTPAGVLIPVGLVTALDAALPGGAYDDWAWRLPFLASILLVGVGMWMRFHITESPEFVKMRADREVQSLPVREVLTRRPATVVFSILAKIAESGLFNIYYVVAITYVTTELDRDKTPVLLAVLVACAVECCTLPLFGALSDRIGRRKVYIAGALFQAVLAVPFFLLIETGQFWAYVLGMTLGLGVGHAAMYGAQGALFSNLYPVNVRYTGLSVTQQFGATLGGGLSPLIGTALLATAGGHWGWLILYCVGVAVLSALATTRLGAGEAEPTTPAPLPTPAPERTATP
- the dhaL gene encoding dihydroxyacetone kinase subunit DhaL: MTLDHRLVLSTYAQTARTAHDTLTALDQLSGDGDFGDNLREGLDRVETALGERPSDAAFAVAASVFLDEVGGTSGPLIGLLFQEIARALAHSEDAREGWRTGVAEGLAAIQRVGEAEPGDRTMVDALAPARDALTAGEDFAGTARAALSGAQATAGIRARRGRAAYVGDRALGAPDPGAVGVALLFWSLARVAEPDAAVDTLEELLGRARDGG
- a CDS encoding dihydroxyacetone kinase subunit DhaK gives rise to the protein MTRLFLPDTAPVEAAVRGLALAHPDLLHLHQDPLYVTARDRDPRRRVGLLSGGGSGHEPLHTGFVGRGMLDASVPGRVFASPHNRQVYEASRAVAGEDGVLHIVKNYTGDRINFGIAAERLRADGIRVRRVLVDDDLATEDETTATGRRGTGATVIVEKLLGGAGDTGLGLDELADLGTEIAAASRSVAVASRAHTSPAQGGRAFELGDDELEYGVGIHGERAARTVARPPLEELVDRMARQVLDGLPRRPDDVLLLVGGLGATTLLELYAVHDRVRHFLDAQSVRVAGQLVGTFVPALDMSGFSLTLTTPGERWLDWWHAPARTPAFPVTQPLAGTEPTR